Proteins found in one Vallitalea guaymasensis genomic segment:
- a CDS encoding Bax inhibitor-1/YccA family membrane protein encodes MKSILSNPYFKKVSKQDDVNSGKPATYGSIGTKILFFLLLTCVGVCLSIFLSIPDNYMNYVNKYEWSLAFGLVMTVILIFVRVLNLLTKIMSTVDN; translated from the coding sequence ATGAAATCAATATTATCAAATCCATATTTTAAAAAGGTTTCAAAACAAGATGATGTGAATAGTGGTAAGCCTGCTACATATGGGAGTATAGGAACAAAAATTCTATTTTTTCTATTACTTACTTGTGTAGGCGTATGTTTATCAATATTTTTATCTATACCTGATAACTATATGAATTATGTTAATAAATATGAATGGTCACTTGCTTTTGGCCTTGTTATGACAGTCATTCTGATTTTTGTTCGTGTCCTTAATTTGTTAACGAAAATAATGAGTACAGTGGATAATTAG
- a CDS encoding sensor histidine kinase, giving the protein MKISKKRLGFFGIIVRNFIIFTVSVLAVLILAGIIGIAVIYFDFANYYSAHFEDSKEFFIEGNYDSFQRERLLGEDGFFTVFDDKNNVIYRSEGAESFNLTKKQVDLIPESEAGLTISIDEYVGQDDNKYINVAYETVDEEDNTIKSNIILDSNFNILFSDIPNIEKRLSESDFNLLTGKYKDDINISKLSYTSKNGKIYNVVFCRNVDSDNLNTSMKVINYIGIAYLVFFVVAVLFFVISLNKKVKEPLLLLGNAIKHIAEGKTDKIIKYKGPREFEEICNSFNDMALKLHETEKKRIGVEQEKQKMLADISHDLKTPITVIQGYAKAVADKKVNDNERSEYLNTIYKKSNSLAELINTFSEYSKLERPDFKIQTVKTNISEFARNYLIDKYEELEFLGFELDIQIPDEVIYCMLDEFQMKRVFENIISNTVKYNEKGTIISFVLERLDDKCIIRIGDNGIGITDDLKKTIFNPFSMGDSSRSKLKGSGLGMAIVKKIVTAHRGTIELIQEKLEGLSVVYEITFPLTEEE; this is encoded by the coding sequence TTGAAGATAAGTAAAAAAAGACTCGGTTTCTTTGGAATAATAGTCCGCAATTTTATCATATTTACTGTGAGTGTTTTAGCAGTTCTTATTCTTGCAGGTATTATCGGAATTGCTGTAATATATTTCGATTTTGCTAATTATTATTCTGCCCATTTTGAGGATAGTAAAGAGTTTTTTATTGAGGGTAATTATGATTCTTTTCAGCGGGAAAGATTACTTGGAGAAGACGGTTTTTTTACTGTTTTTGATGATAAGAACAATGTAATCTACAGAAGTGAAGGCGCTGAATCTTTTAATTTAACTAAGAAGCAAGTGGATTTGATACCTGAAAGTGAAGCTGGACTTACAATATCAATAGATGAATATGTAGGTCAAGATGATAACAAATACATTAATGTTGCATATGAAACAGTAGATGAAGAAGATAATACTATCAAATCAAATATAATACTTGATAGTAATTTTAATATATTATTCTCAGATATCCCCAATATAGAAAAACGACTTTCAGAATCTGACTTCAACCTTTTAACAGGAAAATATAAAGATGATATTAATATCTCAAAGTTAAGTTATACTTCTAAAAATGGAAAAATATATAATGTGGTTTTTTGCCGTAACGTTGATTCCGATAACTTGAATACCTCTATGAAGGTTATTAATTATATTGGGATTGCGTATCTAGTATTTTTTGTTGTCGCAGTATTATTTTTTGTAATCAGTCTCAATAAAAAAGTAAAAGAACCTCTTCTGCTTTTAGGTAACGCAATAAAGCACATTGCAGAAGGTAAGACTGATAAGATTATAAAATACAAAGGACCTAGAGAATTTGAAGAGATCTGTAACAGCTTCAATGATATGGCTTTGAAATTACATGAAACAGAGAAGAAACGTATTGGGGTAGAACAGGAAAAACAAAAGATGCTGGCTGACATTTCTCACGACTTAAAAACACCTATAACTGTTATTCAAGGATATGCAAAAGCTGTAGCTGATAAAAAAGTAAACGACAATGAGCGTAGTGAATATCTCAATACCATATACAAAAAGTCCAATTCACTAGCAGAGCTTATTAATACATTCAGTGAATATAGTAAGCTTGAAAGACCAGATTTCAAAATTCAGACTGTAAAAACAAACATCAGTGAATTCGCAAGAAATTATCTCATAGATAAGTATGAGGAACTAGAATTCTTAGGTTTTGAGCTTGATATTCAGATACCAGATGAAGTTATTTATTGTATGCTGGACGAATTTCAGATGAAGCGTGTATTTGAAAATATTATCTCAAATACTGTAAAATATAACGAGAAGGGTACTATCATATCCTTTGTTCTAGAAAGACTAGATGATAAATGTATCATTCGTATCGGCGACAATGGTATTGGAATTACAGATGACCTGAAGAAAACTATATTTAATCCATTTTCAATGGGTGATTCCTCACGTAGCAAACTGAAAGGTTCTGGACTGGGAATGGCTATAGTCAAGAAAATTGTTACTGCTCATAGAGGAACAATTGAACTTATACAAGAAAAGTTGGAGGGGCTATCTGTAGTATATGAAATAACTTTCCCTCTGACAGAAGAGGAATAA
- a CDS encoding MBOAT family O-acyltransferase has protein sequence MITTILISYSAAIIMDRIPLKYSLEGLPKKERKQLRAIIKKKKRFVLAIYVIINIGILLTLKYFNFFASSSIGLLGWLGINVSAPVIKIALPLGISYYTLQSISYVVDVLRGKYKAEKNIFKIALFISFFPQMHEGPFGRYDALMPQMTSGEQIKINNLYNGIAQMFWGMFKIFMVANRAAIISDAVFKNHESYGGFTVIIGVIAYTIQLYAEFSGYIDVAAGVSKIFGIGLAKNFDMPFLALNVGDFWRRWHISLGGWFRDYIFYPISTSRALMKIVKNLPAFLANLLTITIPLFFVWFLTGLWHGASSKYIVYGLYYFVLMIIFNLISPLVNRVLSKNNITSENRLIKGLRLTKTLILVGIGMLMFRAENLLVFRQMLGSVFSRGSEFQLFSAIEPNDFIIFILSFIVILLSVIMKLKDIDIESRFEALSSYKKYWICFCVFCIVVIFGAYGLGYIPPDPIYGGF, from the coding sequence TTGATAACAACTATTTTGATATCGTATTCTGCAGCAATAATAATGGATAGGATTCCCCTAAAATACAGCTTAGAAGGACTTCCAAAAAAAGAAAGAAAACAACTTAGGGCAATAATAAAAAAGAAAAAGCGATTTGTTTTAGCAATATATGTAATTATTAATATAGGTATTTTATTAACACTGAAGTATTTTAATTTCTTTGCATCATCCAGTATAGGGCTACTTGGATGGTTAGGTATTAATGTTTCGGCTCCAGTAATTAAGATTGCTCTGCCTCTTGGAATATCATATTATACTTTGCAGTCAATCAGCTATGTAGTAGATGTTTTAAGGGGGAAGTATAAAGCTGAAAAGAATATCTTTAAGATAGCTCTATTCATAAGTTTCTTCCCACAGATGCATGAAGGACCTTTTGGAAGATATGATGCACTTATGCCTCAGATGACAAGTGGAGAGCAGATTAAGATTAATAACTTATATAACGGTATAGCTCAAATGTTTTGGGGTATGTTCAAGATATTTATGGTTGCAAACAGGGCTGCTATCATATCAGATGCTGTCTTCAAGAATCACGAATCTTATGGAGGATTCACAGTTATCATAGGTGTTATTGCATATACAATTCAATTGTATGCTGAATTCTCTGGATATATAGATGTAGCAGCAGGAGTTTCTAAGATATTTGGTATTGGACTCGCTAAGAATTTTGATATGCCATTCTTGGCATTGAATGTAGGGGATTTCTGGAGAAGATGGCATATTTCTCTAGGAGGTTGGTTCCGTGATTACATATTCTATCCTATATCAACTTCCAGAGCATTAATGAAAATAGTAAAAAATCTACCAGCTTTTTTAGCGAATCTATTGACAATAACCATTCCTTTGTTTTTTGTTTGGTTTTTAACAGGACTTTGGCATGGTGCAAGTTCAAAATATATTGTTTATGGACTTTACTATTTTGTACTAATGATTATATTTAATTTGATTTCTCCTTTGGTAAATAGAGTATTAAGTAAGAATAATATAACTTCTGAAAATAGGCTTATCAAAGGATTAAGATTAACAAAAACTCTTATACTTGTTGGTATTGGAATGCTTATGTTCAGAGCAGAGAATTTATTGGTTTTTCGTCAGATGTTAGGGTCTGTTTTTTCAAGAGGTTCAGAGTTTCAACTCTTTAGTGCCATTGAACCTAATGACTTCATAATATTCATACTTTCATTCATAGTAATATTACTGTCGGTGATTATGAAGTTAAAAGATATTGATATAGAAAGCAGATTTGAAGCGCTTTCATCATATAAGAAATACTGGATTTGTTTTTGTGTGTTTTGTATTGTAGTTATTTTTGGTGCGTATGGGCTAGGCTATATTCCACCTGATCCTATTTATGGAGGTTTCTAA
- a CDS encoding amino acid adenylation domain-containing protein, with product MNKTILDFFDKTVSLYPENVAVGDSKSEITYKLLQEKARVIGSTIAEKDLMKKPVAILMNRNINVTAAMLGVLYSGNFYVVLDCDSPFDRLAKIMDTLTPAAVIYESEFHDIVNNFQVECHKMEFGEIMKKQVKDELLDKVRSQILSTDPAYSIFTSGSTGSPKGALLTHQNVISYIDWFITCFKIDEKIVFGSQTPLYFSMSVTDMFASFFTGSAYQMIPKEFFTFPIKLIEFMNKRRINTIYWVPSALGIAAKLDLFKYCKPEYLEKVLFAGEVMPLKYLNYWKKHFPHLMYANLFGPTETTDICAYYIVDRDFLDTQTLPIGIACSNCHLFVVDENGNEVPRGAEGELFAAGPFIAKGYYKNKEKTAEVFVQNPLQNDYPEIVYKTGDLVRQNENGEFEYIGRKDFQIKHMGYRIETGEIEAAFGAVEGIELAICIYDSEDDKLILAYEGKEEIINTLRSTAEKSLPEYMRPHDYKAFDIFPKNANGKIDRKKLKNNILN from the coding sequence ATGAATAAAACCATACTTGATTTTTTTGATAAAACAGTAAGCTTATATCCAGAAAATGTAGCTGTTGGAGACAGTAAGTCTGAGATAACCTATAAACTGCTACAAGAAAAGGCTAGAGTAATAGGTTCTACAATTGCAGAAAAGGATTTGATGAAAAAACCTGTTGCAATTCTTATGAATCGCAATATTAATGTTACTGCTGCTATGTTAGGGGTTCTGTACAGCGGAAATTTTTATGTAGTTCTTGACTGTGATTCACCATTTGATAGACTAGCAAAGATAATGGATACCCTTACACCAGCAGCAGTCATATATGAATCAGAATTCCATGACATAGTAAATAATTTTCAAGTTGAATGTCATAAGATGGAATTTGGGGAAATCATGAAAAAACAAGTGAAGGATGAGTTACTTGATAAAGTCCGTTCTCAGATTCTTTCTACTGATCCTGCATATTCAATATTTACTTCAGGGTCAACAGGAAGTCCAAAAGGTGCGTTGCTTACTCATCAGAACGTTATAAGTTACATTGATTGGTTTATTACTTGTTTTAAGATAGATGAGAAAATAGTATTTGGTTCTCAGACACCACTTTATTTCAGTATGTCAGTTACTGATATGTTTGCTTCATTTTTTACTGGTAGTGCATATCAGATGATACCTAAGGAGTTTTTTACATTCCCTATCAAGCTTATTGAATTTATGAATAAGCGAAGGATAAATACAATTTATTGGGTACCATCAGCGCTAGGAATTGCAGCCAAATTAGATTTATTCAAATATTGTAAACCTGAATATCTTGAAAAAGTTCTGTTTGCTGGAGAGGTCATGCCATTGAAATATCTTAATTATTGGAAAAAGCATTTCCCCCACTTAATGTATGCTAATCTTTTTGGACCTACTGAAACTACAGATATTTGTGCATATTACATTGTTGACCGAGATTTTTTAGATACACAGACTTTACCTATAGGTATAGCTTGTAGTAACTGCCATTTGTTTGTTGTGGATGAGAATGGCAATGAAGTACCAAGAGGAGCAGAGGGAGAGTTATTTGCTGCTGGACCTTTTATAGCTAAGGGATATTACAAAAATAAAGAAAAGACTGCTGAGGTTTTCGTGCAGAATCCATTACAGAATGATTATCCTGAGATAGTTTATAAAACTGGTGACTTGGTTAGACAAAATGAAAATGGTGAGTTCGAGTATATAGGTAGAAAAGATTTTCAGATAAAACATATGGGCTATCGTATTGAAACTGGAGAGATAGAAGCTGCTTTTGGAGCTGTAGAAGGAATAGAGCTTGCAATTTGTATCTATGATAGTGAAGATGATAAGTTAATATTGGCTTATGAAGGTAAAGAAGAGATTATAAATACTCTTAGATCAACTGCTGAAAAATCATTGCCAGAATACATGCGTCCACATGATTACAAAGCTTTTGACATTTTTCCTAAGAATGCCAATGGTAAGATAGATAGAAAAAAATTAAAAAATAATATATTAAATTAA
- a CDS encoding alpha/beta fold hydrolase, with product MLIKVNEVTLFYQKYGSGNPLIMLHGNGETHEIFNRSISLLQEYFTVYAIDFRDHGNSSKVSELHYEDHAKDIYEFINQLNIKNPVYYGFSDGGIVGLMLASEYPNLFSKLIVSGPNINPKGLRICSRLMMKLMYIINKSQKVKMMLQEPNISLSDLSKIKVPTYITGGSFDVITKKHLYLIHENVKNSILKIFKYHTHTNYIVDSEIIGKYIIEVCK from the coding sequence ATGTTAATAAAAGTTAATGAAGTCACGTTATTTTATCAAAAATATGGTTCAGGAAATCCTTTGATTATGCTTCATGGGAATGGTGAAACACACGAGATTTTTAATAGGTCAATTTCACTTTTACAAGAATATTTTACTGTGTATGCTATTGACTTTCGAGATCATGGGAACAGCTCTAAGGTGTCTGAACTGCATTATGAAGACCATGCTAAGGATATCTATGAATTCATTAATCAGCTTAATATCAAAAATCCTGTATACTATGGTTTTAGTGATGGAGGAATTGTAGGACTTATGCTTGCGTCAGAATATCCAAACTTGTTTTCAAAGCTTATTGTCAGTGGTCCTAACATTAATCCCAAAGGACTGAGAATTTGTTCAAGACTCATGATGAAGTTAATGTATATCATTAATAAATCTCAAAAGGTTAAGATGATGTTACAAGAACCCAATATTTCTTTGTCTGACCTTTCAAAAATTAAGGTACCTACTTACATAACTGGAGGAAGTTTTGACGTTATTACTAAAAAACATCTTTATTTAATTCATGAAAACGTAAAAAATAGTATTTTAAAAATCTTTAAGTATCATACTCATACCAATTATATTGTAGATAGTGAGATTATTGGAAAATACATCATAGAAGTATGTAAATAA
- a CDS encoding benzoate/H(+) symporter BenE family transporter, whose translation MNNNSIIQGIKDLPKHLNSKTISSGVIAGIFGWCTALILFANGNACGWSMQETSSWIFACWVFGPILGIILSLKYKEPIPGAWSISGAAIVVSGAGAGYSLQQLCTGFLLAGILVLILGVTGLISKVMKFLPMPIVMGMTAGCLFKFVTNMVNYIFNWSSNMSEPNYGKYLLIALFAIAAWLIFTKLRPVVKVIPPILAAFAVVIICVFAFGLYDASSLEGIKFYGPKFIGYSFENVGGVFVSVSLPLALLVIGAENAQAIGVLKSQDYEPPVKSMTIWSGIGGIVTSLFGGHNANIAGPMTAIVASDESGDNKDGRYAASVVCGIWCSIIGIFASLLVPFLSTMPLKLIYLVAGLAMVGVILSSLQSAFKANKFQVSAFFAFFIALSQKSFLGIGSAFWALLIGIIIAAVLETKDLKAIIDNKNKN comes from the coding sequence ATGAATAATAATAGCATTATTCAAGGTATTAAAGATCTACCAAAACATCTAAATTCTAAGACAATCAGCTCAGGTGTAATTGCAGGTATTTTTGGCTGGTGTACAGCACTTATTTTATTTGCTAATGGTAATGCTTGTGGATGGAGTATGCAGGAAACCTCTTCTTGGATCTTTGCATGTTGGGTATTCGGACCTATCTTAGGAATCATTTTATCATTGAAGTACAAAGAACCTATACCTGGAGCTTGGTCTATATCAGGTGCCGCAATTGTCGTATCAGGAGCCGGAGCAGGTTATTCTTTACAGCAGTTATGTACAGGATTTTTGTTAGCAGGTATATTAGTACTTATATTAGGTGTAACAGGACTAATCAGTAAGGTAATGAAATTCTTGCCTATGCCTATTGTAATGGGGATGACTGCAGGTTGTTTATTCAAATTTGTAACGAATATGGTCAACTATATCTTTAATTGGTCAAGCAATATGAGTGAACCCAATTATGGTAAGTATCTATTAATCGCTTTATTTGCCATTGCAGCATGGTTGATATTCACTAAACTTAGACCAGTAGTTAAGGTTATACCTCCAATTCTAGCTGCTTTTGCAGTCGTAATTATATGTGTATTTGCTTTTGGATTATATGATGCCTCATCTTTGGAAGGTATTAAATTCTATGGTCCAAAATTTATAGGATATTCTTTTGAAAATGTAGGAGGAGTCTTTGTATCAGTATCTCTTCCATTAGCACTTCTTGTAATTGGTGCAGAAAACGCTCAAGCTATCGGTGTATTAAAAAGCCAAGATTACGAACCACCAGTCAAGAGCATGACTATATGGTCAGGTATTGGTGGTATTGTTACTTCTCTATTCGGTGGACATAATGCCAATATTGCAGGTCCTATGACTGCAATCGTTGCATCAGATGAATCAGGAGATAATAAAGATGGTCGTTATGCTGCATCTGTAGTATGTGGTATATGGTGTTCTATCATTGGTATCTTTGCTAGTTTATTAGTACCTTTCTTAAGTACTATGCCACTTAAGTTAATCTACTTGGTAGCAGGTTTAGCAATGGTTGGAGTTATCCTATCATCTCTACAATCAGCTTTCAAAGCTAATAAATTCCAAGTATCAGCTTTCTTTGCTTTCTTTATAGCATTATCCCAAAAATCATTTTTAGGTATTGGTTCAGCGTTTTGGGCATTGTTGATTGGAATTATTATTGCAGCAGTATTAGAAACTAAAGATTTAAAAGCTATTATTGATAATAAAAATAAAAATTGA
- a CDS encoding acyl carrier protein, which yields MEKINEILSTIIPGVDYKNATNLVDGKILTSLNIAGLVAKLNYEFDIEITPIHLVPENFNSVESIYKLVVSLDGE from the coding sequence ATGGAAAAAATAAACGAGATTCTTTCAACAATAATACCAGGAGTAGATTACAAAAATGCAACTAACCTAGTAGATGGCAAAATACTAACATCCCTTAATATAGCAGGACTTGTAGCTAAGCTTAACTATGAGTTTGATATTGAAATTACACCAATCCATCTTGTACCTGAGAATTTCAATTCTGTAGAGAGTATATATAAGCTAGTAGTATCACTTGATGGAGAATAA
- a CDS encoding FAD-dependent oxidoreductase, with the protein MKKYKSLIVFDSNCDLPVYDEVDVLVAGGGPAGIAAAETAARHNNKTLLVERLGFLGGASVAGYSGTFCGMFYGCDNPLEEEPRQAVFGWTNKFYEALKEKNGVTEPQPYGKTFLVPHNPQIFKEVAEDMILEAGGKILYHSTIVGVIKDFDEFKGVVIDTKSGLAQIRSKVMIDATGDADIIYRAGYEYTMGDNGVIQNPTMIFRLGGVDVKKFFDYWGEDRISPDKVTEAMKQAIEEGAELPRLKVWVYHTTRPNELFMNVTLLTGRDGHLLNVCDPDDHTEAEQVARKQVNEYAKFFKEYIPGCEASFVNDLSCEVGVRQTRSIVGIDKLLNEDVKNARKRSDGIVACPWPIELHNGEKPYLFWLINDYYEVPYGALVPAVGENLIVAGRNLSAEHHALASCRVISQCFGYGHAAALAADKSIKENIKFRDIKGEEIRKLLNEEDARLGE; encoded by the coding sequence ATGAAGAAATATAAAAGTTTAATTGTATTTGACTCAAATTGTGATTTACCAGTTTATGATGAAGTAGATGTTTTAGTTGCAGGTGGTGGTCCAGCTGGAATAGCAGCAGCCGAAACAGCAGCAAGACATAACAACAAAACATTACTTGTAGAAAGACTTGGTTTTCTAGGTGGAGCATCTGTAGCTGGATATTCAGGTACATTCTGTGGAATGTTCTATGGTTGTGATAATCCATTAGAAGAAGAACCAAGACAAGCAGTGTTTGGATGGACTAATAAATTCTATGAAGCATTAAAAGAAAAAAATGGTGTTACCGAACCTCAACCATATGGTAAAACATTTTTAGTACCCCATAATCCACAAATCTTCAAGGAAGTTGCTGAAGACATGATTCTAGAAGCTGGTGGAAAAATATTATATCATTCAACAATAGTTGGTGTAATCAAAGATTTTGATGAATTCAAAGGTGTTGTAATTGATACAAAAAGCGGCCTAGCTCAGATAAGATCAAAAGTTATGATTGATGCAACTGGAGATGCTGATATTATCTATCGTGCAGGATATGAATATACTATGGGTGATAATGGTGTAATCCAAAATCCAACTATGATTTTCCGTCTTGGTGGAGTTGATGTAAAAAAATTCTTTGATTATTGGGGTGAAGACAGAATATCACCTGATAAAGTGACAGAAGCTATGAAACAAGCTATTGAAGAAGGAGCTGAGCTTCCTAGACTCAAGGTTTGGGTATATCATACAACAAGACCTAATGAATTGTTTATGAATGTAACATTACTTACTGGCAGAGATGGACATCTTCTTAATGTATGTGACCCAGATGACCATACAGAAGCTGAACAAGTTGCCCGTAAGCAAGTTAACGAATATGCAAAATTCTTCAAAGAATACATACCAGGCTGTGAAGCGTCCTTTGTCAACGATCTATCTTGTGAAGTTGGAGTAAGACAAACTAGAAGTATTGTTGGAATTGACAAATTATTGAATGAAGATGTTAAAAATGCTAGAAAAAGAAGTGACGGTATAGTAGCTTGTCCATGGCCTATTGAATTACATAATGGAGAAAAGCCATATCTATTCTGGCTGATTAATGATTATTATGAAGTTCCTTACGGTGCTTTAGTTCCAGCAGTTGGTGAAAACCTCATTGTTGCAGGTAGAAACCTTAGTGCTGAGCATCATGCCTTAGCAAGCTGTCGTGTTATTTCTCAATGTTTCGGTTATGGTCATGCAGCAGCATTGGCAGCAGATAAATCCATAAAAGAAAATATTAAATTCAGAGATATAAAAGGTGAAGAAATAAGAAAACTATTGAATGAGGAAGATGCACGTTTAGGAGAATAA
- a CDS encoding 4'-phosphopantetheinyl transferase family protein: MKALAIIKDIDVNNTERFNVSLMPKERQERVELFTDKKKIKRFLATEQAASQFTAISFGIPVSNFNGGIGEKPYLKDYPDISVSRSYAGEYIVIAAERSYNIGIDCEAVQEFNNNIVKYFFTHRESEYIESSKDRNTAFTLLWTRKESFIKCIGRGIDYPINTIDVTPRENIDNIHSDRPIFSENDKVNDYYINSYIFEKLVISVCSDNNDAFPILDHIYKGAVR; encoded by the coding sequence GTGAAAGCATTAGCAATAATTAAAGATATTGATGTAAATAATACAGAACGATTCAATGTATCTTTAATGCCAAAAGAGAGGCAAGAACGTGTAGAACTTTTTACTGATAAGAAAAAAATAAAACGATTTTTAGCTACGGAACAAGCAGCTTCCCAATTCACCGCCATAAGCTTTGGTATTCCAGTTTCAAATTTTAATGGAGGTATCGGTGAAAAACCTTACTTGAAGGATTATCCAGATATCTCAGTAAGTCGTTCATATGCTGGGGAGTATATTGTGATAGCCGCTGAGCGTTCATACAATATTGGTATTGATTGCGAGGCGGTACAAGAATTTAATAATAATATTGTAAAATATTTTTTTACTCATAGAGAAAGTGAATATATTGAATCATCAAAAGATAGAAATACAGCATTTACCTTACTGTGGACTAGAAAAGAAAGTTTTATTAAATGTATTGGAAGAGGAATAGATTATCCTATTAATACAATTGATGTGACACCAAGAGAAAATATAGATAATATTCACAGTGATAGACCAATATTTTCTGAGAATGACAAAGTAAATGATTATTATATTAACAGTTATATTTTTGAAAAACTTGTTATATCAGTTTGCAGTGATAATAATGATGCTTTTCCCATATTAGACCATATTTATAAAGGAGCAGTCAGATGA